A genomic segment from Saprospiraceae bacterium encodes:
- a CDS encoding RNA polymerase sigma factor, producing MADTDNINLDILLQGCREKRRSSQKKLYELFYGYGMNICLRYAKNQTEAQEMLNDGFLRIFTNIDQFDSDFPFKGWLRKVLVNAAIDYHRKHKRYQLTTLSADISQMVEQRQDEPIIGPEEDVLSVLQKLPPAYQMVFNLYVMEGFKHHEIAEKLNISVGASKSNLSRAKEKLRILLLNKQGKRIKSN from the coding sequence ATGGCAGACACCGACAATATAAACCTTGACATACTCCTACAAGGCTGTCGAGAAAAAAGGCGAAGTAGTCAAAAAAAGCTCTATGAGCTCTTTTATGGCTATGGTATGAATATCTGTTTGCGTTATGCCAAAAACCAGACAGAGGCACAAGAAATGCTCAACGATGGCTTTTTGAGAATATTCACGAACATCGATCAATTCGATTCAGATTTCCCTTTTAAAGGCTGGCTTAGAAAAGTGTTAGTCAATGCAGCAATTGATTACCACCGCAAGCACAAACGATACCAATTAACCACCCTTTCCGCAGACATTTCACAAATGGTTGAGCAAAGGCAGGATGAGCCAATTATTGGGCCAGAGGAAGATGTTTTGTCTGTACTACAAAAGTTGCCACCGGCCTATCAAATGGTCTTCAACCTTTATGTCATGGAGGGTTTTAAGCACCATGAAATTGCAGAGAAATTAAATATTAGCGTTGGGGCATCAAAATCTAATTTGTCGAGGGCTAAGGAAAAATTAAGAATCTTATTGCTTAACAAACAGGGTAAAAGGATCAAATCCAATTGA
- a CDS encoding thioredoxin family protein: MIKFACGAICLLATIGLTAQIIPNYQTNIDTAKNLAQTENRSILMVFAGSDWCRPCIQFKKDILESAAFQLYAKENLVILYLDFPARRKNQLPDEQRKHNEALAEQFNKSGRFPNILLLSPQGEVLSPLTFSNQSPTDFIAEITRQGT; the protein is encoded by the coding sequence ATGATAAAATTTGCATGTGGAGCTATCTGCTTGTTAGCAACTATCGGCTTAACCGCCCAAATTATTCCTAATTACCAAACAAATATTGATACTGCAAAAAACTTGGCACAGACAGAAAATCGGTCTATCCTAATGGTTTTTGCGGGCTCCGATTGGTGCCGACCATGTATTCAATTCAAAAAGGATATTTTGGAATCAGCAGCTTTTCAGCTTTATGCTAAAGAAAACCTAGTCATCCTTTACCTTGATTTTCCTGCCAGACGCAAAAATCAATTGCCTGACGAGCAAAGGAAACACAACGAAGCGCTGGCAGAACAATTCAACAAATCTGGTCGCTTCCCCAACATCCTGCTACTTTCTCCCCAAGGAGAAGTCTTGTCTCCCCTGACCTTCTCCAACCAGTCACCTACAGACTTTATTGCCGAAATTACAAGGCAAGGAACTTAA
- a CDS encoding FAD:protein FMN transferase, with amino-acid sequence MRKLLIVVFLCWSQLAISQSSPLVEHKKVLKLMGTRFELGATATSDTLAWAAINAGIAEIQRIEKLISSWDEHSQTSAINQKAGLAPVKVAKELFDLIFRAKKVAKLTDGAFDISFASMDRIWKFDGSMQAMPPPAAVQAAAAKINWENIILDAEQQTVFLKEEGMKIGFGGIGKGYAANRAKALMARLPGVKGGIVNAAGDLCAWGERAEQKKWTIKIADPTDKTKALGWLQIKEAAVVTSGDYERFVFFDGKRYAHIIDPRTGYPTTGIKSATIVCSDAEIADALATSVFVLGRVDGMALINQLKGVECLIITDENEILTSDHLQLNYY; translated from the coding sequence ATGAGAAAGCTTTTAATCGTAGTGTTCCTATGCTGGAGCCAATTGGCCATTAGCCAATCTTCACCTTTAGTTGAGCATAAAAAGGTACTCAAATTAATGGGGACCCGCTTTGAATTAGGGGCGACGGCGACCAGTGACACCCTGGCCTGGGCCGCCATCAATGCTGGGATCGCAGAAATCCAGCGGATTGAGAAGTTGATATCCTCCTGGGATGAACATTCCCAAACCAGTGCTATCAACCAAAAGGCTGGCCTGGCACCTGTGAAAGTAGCTAAGGAATTATTTGATCTTATTTTCAGGGCCAAAAAAGTAGCAAAACTAACCGATGGAGCCTTTGATATTTCGTTTGCATCCATGGATCGCATTTGGAAGTTCGATGGCAGCATGCAGGCAATGCCACCTCCAGCGGCCGTGCAAGCCGCTGCCGCCAAAATTAATTGGGAAAACATCATTTTAGATGCCGAACAACAGACTGTATTCCTCAAGGAGGAAGGTATGAAAATCGGCTTTGGTGGCATTGGTAAAGGGTATGCAGCCAACCGGGCCAAGGCCTTGATGGCAAGGTTGCCTGGTGTCAAGGGTGGCATCGTTAACGCCGCTGGCGACCTTTGCGCCTGGGGCGAGCGGGCCGAACAAAAAAAATGGACCATCAAAATTGCCGACCCTACTGATAAAACCAAAGCGTTAGGATGGCTGCAAATAAAGGAGGCAGCAGTCGTTACCTCGGGAGATTATGAGCGCTTTGTTTTTTTTGATGGAAAACGGTATGCTCATATTATTGATCCTCGGACGGGGTATCCCACGACAGGGATCAAAAGTGCGACCATCGTTTGTTCGGATGCCGAAATTGCAGATGCCCTGGCGACCAGCGTATTTGTCTTAGGCCGCGTAGATGGTATGGCCCTCATCAACCAGCTCAAGGGCGTAGAATGCTTAATTATTACGGATGAAAATGAAATTTTGACATCCGATCATCTCCAACTTAATTATTACTAA